The following are from one region of the Bacteroidota bacterium genome:
- the rimM gene encoding 16S rRNA processing protein RimM: MVKFKHIHDRNEAETVANLELYLPADELPELTEDQFYFHEIKGFIVVDANLGELGTIVRVDEFPAQALLVMRYQGREILIPIAGDIVGKVDREAKTIATKLPEGLLEVYLGGGSDDDDEEEDGVDN; the protein is encoded by the coding sequence TTGGTCAAGTTCAAACACATCCACGACCGCAACGAAGCCGAAACCGTTGCCAACCTCGAACTCTACCTGCCAGCCGACGAACTGCCGGAACTGACCGAAGACCAATTCTATTTCCACGAAATCAAAGGTTTTATTGTCGTCGATGCCAACCTCGGCGAATTGGGAACCATTGTACGCGTGGACGAGTTTCCTGCCCAGGCATTGCTCGTCATGCGCTACCAAGGCCGGGAAATCCTGATTCCCATCGCGGGAGACATCGTCGGAAAAGTCGACCGTGAGGCCAAGACCATTGCTACCAAGCTACCCGAAGGACTTTTGGAAGTCTATCTCGGCGGGGGAAGCGATGATGACGACGAAGAAGAAGACGGCGTTGACAATTAG
- a CDS encoding DUF2309 domain-containing protein, protein MRNVPTMQKGPNEELDSPIGFIAADCLEKLMHFLPSQTPLKDFIHHNSLHAFQDRKFFDAIFEASKIFGYQVTLELKDFRGLHAMGRIKASVLDRLILQKKGDANAAKWRHRLLEAAFDETKQPRVGRLRSLWKPRLGIDLDNAVHPLLFRVMGHYLDQGISLWGFPQVAGGCLASIRVLERESFASFFSTQRAKQLLLDESCTLEHLLGIVVGDPALFEQYLFDQQFAHRGWSGMVATLETHPETLLSPREITLQDFIQLELLLEIDAIEGKLGSGWQPLAVDPMISTFDIFAPTEKTELDEVFEIWQEAFEWSYYDEVLAGLLSAEPESGKSVKAPTFQAIFCIDERECSFRRHLEGVAPHCETWGSPGFFGVEFYYQQAHAQFYDKLCPAPVTPKYLIKESDSATSHSKEALYTNNTSKLFWGSLLTFSLGLWASVKMLLLMFRPKMSPAISNAFAHMDERSTLSIENRSREDMENGLQIGFTIEEMAVRVEGLLRSIGMVSQFAQLIYVVAHGSSSANNPHHGAHDCGACSGRPGAVNAKVFAFMANHPRVRKILADRGIEIPAKTQFLGALHDTASDQIAYYLTESLSPVNEVAHAAHKAAFDNALNLNAKERSRRFASIDTGQSPQKVRRAILKRSVSMFEPRPELGHGTNTLCFVGRRELTKQLFLDRRAFLNSYDYRTDPEGKLLAGVMRPLGPVCGGINLEYYFSRVDNHKLGAGTKLPHNVMGLIGVVNSCDGDLRPGLPLQMIEVHDPVRLLIVVEHFPEVVLRTVQSSPEMYQWFINEWVNLVAFDPLNKTLHRFNAGKFVDYMPQAASPSTITDFESYLESAKEMESNHILDATKENLPVHLIRS, encoded by the coding sequence ATGCGAAATGTCCCGACAATGCAAAAAGGCCCCAATGAGGAACTTGATTCCCCAATCGGGTTCATTGCAGCGGACTGTCTGGAGAAATTGATGCACTTTCTGCCTTCGCAGACGCCGCTCAAGGACTTCATTCATCACAATTCGCTGCATGCATTTCAGGATCGCAAATTTTTTGACGCAATTTTTGAAGCCTCCAAGATTTTCGGGTATCAGGTAACCCTTGAATTGAAGGATTTCAGAGGTTTGCATGCCATGGGGCGCATCAAAGCCTCCGTATTGGATCGGCTCATCCTCCAAAAGAAGGGCGACGCCAATGCGGCGAAATGGAGACATCGTCTCCTCGAAGCAGCTTTCGACGAAACCAAACAACCGCGCGTTGGAAGACTGCGGTCACTTTGGAAACCACGATTGGGGATCGACCTCGACAATGCAGTCCATCCCCTACTTTTCCGCGTGATGGGCCACTATCTCGATCAGGGAATTTCGCTTTGGGGATTTCCGCAGGTTGCCGGTGGCTGCTTGGCCTCCATCCGCGTTTTGGAACGCGAAAGTTTTGCGAGTTTTTTTTCGACCCAACGCGCAAAACAGCTGCTGCTCGATGAATCCTGTACGTTGGAACATCTTTTAGGGATCGTAGTTGGAGATCCAGCATTGTTTGAGCAATACCTCTTTGACCAACAATTTGCCCACCGCGGTTGGTCTGGAATGGTGGCCACACTAGAAACGCATCCGGAGACATTGCTGTCACCAAGGGAGATCACATTACAGGATTTCATCCAACTGGAATTGCTGTTGGAGATTGACGCGATTGAAGGAAAATTGGGATCAGGATGGCAACCGTTGGCGGTGGATCCAATGATTTCCACGTTTGATATCTTCGCTCCCACTGAAAAAACAGAACTGGACGAAGTCTTTGAGATTTGGCAGGAGGCATTTGAATGGAGCTATTACGATGAAGTTTTGGCTGGACTTTTGTCCGCCGAACCTGAATCCGGAAAGTCTGTAAAAGCACCGACTTTTCAAGCGATCTTTTGCATTGACGAGCGTGAGTGTTCGTTTCGACGGCATTTGGAAGGCGTTGCCCCGCATTGTGAAACCTGGGGAAGCCCTGGCTTTTTTGGCGTCGAATTTTATTATCAACAGGCACATGCGCAGTTCTACGACAAGCTTTGCCCTGCGCCTGTCACGCCAAAGTACCTGATCAAGGAGTCTGATTCGGCAACATCGCATTCGAAGGAGGCCCTGTACACCAACAATACGTCCAAGCTTTTTTGGGGAAGTCTGCTCACATTTTCCCTGGGCCTGTGGGCAAGCGTCAAAATGCTCCTGTTGATGTTCAGGCCCAAAATGAGCCCCGCAATTTCCAATGCATTCGCCCACATGGATGAACGCTCCACGCTCTCCATCGAAAACCGGTCCCGCGAGGACATGGAAAATGGTCTTCAGATCGGGTTTACGATAGAAGAAATGGCAGTGCGCGTCGAAGGTTTGCTGCGGAGCATCGGGATGGTCTCGCAATTCGCGCAGCTTATTTATGTGGTTGCCCATGGCTCAAGCAGCGCCAACAATCCGCATCATGGTGCCCACGACTGTGGCGCATGCAGTGGCAGACCCGGCGCCGTGAACGCCAAAGTTTTTGCTTTCATGGCCAATCACCCACGAGTGAGAAAAATCCTTGCCGACCGTGGCATCGAAATTCCAGCCAAAACGCAGTTTCTCGGAGCCTTGCATGACACAGCTTCCGATCAGATCGCCTATTATTTGACCGAATCCTTGTCCCCTGTCAATGAAGTCGCGCATGCCGCTCACAAGGCCGCGTTTGACAATGCACTGAATCTCAACGCAAAGGAACGTTCCCGTCGTTTTGCCTCCATCGATACAGGTCAAAGCCCTCAAAAGGTGCGTCGCGCCATCCTGAAACGATCGGTTTCGATGTTTGAACCACGTCCCGAACTCGGGCACGGCACAAACACCCTCTGCTTTGTGGGCCGCAGGGAGCTTACGAAGCAGCTATTTCTCGATCGCAGGGCGTTTCTCAATTCCTATGACTACCGCACGGATCCCGAAGGAAAGCTCCTTGCAGGGGTCATGCGTCCGCTTGGTCCTGTTTGCGGCGGCATCAACTTGGAATACTATTTTTCGCGCGTCGACAACCACAAACTGGGTGCAGGCACCAAATTGCCGCACAACGTGATGGGACTGATCGGGGTCGTCAACAGTTGTGACGGAGATCTCAGGCCGGGGCTTCCCTTGCAGATGATCGAGGTCCATGATCCGGTAAGGCTGCTCATTGTCGTCGAACATTTTCCTGAAGTGGTGTTGCGAACCGTGCAATCTTCACCGGAAATGTATCAGTGGTTTATCAACGAATGGGTCAATTTGGTGGCTTTTGACCCGCTCAATAAGACGCTGCACCGGTTCAATGCTGGGAAATTTGTGGATTACATGCCGCAGGCAGCATCCCCTTCGACCATCACGGATTTCGAATCCTACCTGGAATCGGCCAAGGAAATGGAATCCAACCATATCCTCGATGCTACAAAAGAAAACTTGCCGGTGCACCTGATCCGATCATGA
- the rpsP gene encoding 30S ribosomal protein S16, which produces MSVRLRLRRQGRKGHPFYHIVAADARVARDGKFLEKVGSYNPTANPAVIEVDHDKAIKWLQNGAQPTNTVKAILRYTGVNLKYALIKQGKSQEDIDRIFTRWMNEKLAKIDAKKDRISEEKANALKKALAHEADVKAAKEAAIIAKNTPPAPEAPEAPEEPAAEEEAAAETEGE; this is translated from the coding sequence ATGTCAGTAAGGTTAAGACTTAGAAGACAAGGCCGGAAGGGACACCCGTTTTATCACATCGTAGCCGCGGATGCGCGCGTTGCACGTGACGGCAAGTTCCTAGAGAAAGTTGGAAGCTACAATCCAACTGCTAACCCTGCCGTGATCGAAGTCGATCATGACAAGGCCATCAAATGGCTCCAAAACGGTGCGCAACCGACCAACACGGTCAAAGCGATCCTCCGTTACACTGGTGTCAATTTGAAGTACGCCCTCATCAAGCAAGGTAAATCCCAAGAGGACATCGACCGGATTTTCACACGCTGGATGAACGAGAAATTGGCGAAAATCGACGCCAAGAAAGACAGGATCAGCGAGGAAAAAGCCAATGCCCTGAAAAAAGCGCTGGCTCATGAAGCGGATGTCAAAGCTGCGAAAGAAGCTGCGATCATCGCCAAAAACACTCCTCCAGCTCCCGAGGCCCCTGAAGCTCCAGAAGAACCTGCCGCAGAAGAAGAAGCTGCTGCAGAAACCGAAGGCGAATAA
- the ispE gene encoding 4-(cytidine 5'-diphospho)-2-C-methyl-D-erythritol kinase, with product MQRGGAKINVGLHLVGKRPDGYHLLETLFYPVDHLFDLMLVERDEGEGCVIKMEGIDEQIPLEGNLIYKAWRIMAEELEKKHAGVTIRVKKGIPAGAGLGGGSSDAATTMKALRDLWKVDVSDAQLANWGARLGADVPFFVYEKPMYGTGTGTILEPFPMDLSRYELRMKLFNIHSSTVQAYRDVLPEDIGHSTPLKDLLALPITEWRHHVLNDLEKPVFARYPILAETKAELYKLGAVYAAMSGSGSAIYGLFER from the coding sequence ATGCAGCGCGGAGGCGCGAAAATCAATGTCGGTCTGCATCTCGTCGGCAAACGTCCCGATGGATACCATTTGCTGGAAACGCTGTTTTACCCGGTCGATCACCTGTTTGACTTGATGCTTGTCGAGCGCGACGAAGGCGAGGGCTGCGTCATCAAAATGGAAGGCATTGACGAGCAAATCCCCCTTGAAGGCAATCTGATCTACAAGGCTTGGCGGATCATGGCAGAGGAATTGGAGAAAAAGCATGCGGGTGTGACCATCCGCGTGAAAAAGGGAATTCCCGCAGGAGCCGGACTTGGCGGCGGTTCTTCGGATGCAGCTACGACGATGAAAGCCTTGCGTGACCTTTGGAAAGTCGACGTTTCAGACGCCCAATTGGCCAACTGGGGCGCAAGGCTCGGTGCGGATGTCCCGTTTTTTGTCTACGAGAAGCCGATGTATGGCACCGGGACGGGGACCATTTTGGAGCCATTTCCGATGGATTTGAGTCGCTACGAATTGCGGATGAAGCTCTTCAACATCCACAGTTCGACGGTGCAGGCCTACCGCGATGTATTGCCGGAAGATATCGGACACTCCACGCCATTGAAGGATTTACTCGCATTACCGATCACCGAATGGCGCCACCATGTGTTGAATGACCTGGAAAAGCCAGTCTTTGCGCGTTATCCGATCCTTGCGGAAACCAAGGCCGAATTGTACAAGCTCGGGGCGGTCTATGCGGCGATGTCGGGCAGCGGGAGTGCGATTTACGGGTTGTTTGAGCGCTGA
- a CDS encoding transglutaminase family protein: MSTPQNPLSESEFKALLFLLDDEDPEVSSHVWGKLMALGETGVERLEAEWLTSSDPEMQRRLEEVISRIHHKGLAKELLEWRKDGGRDLLKGWHLVSKFQFPELDFQKYRNEVNRLVNKSWLELNNQMDPFQKLKVINHILFKMEGYGPNTTRPNFPHNSHLNYLIDHQQGNAVSLSLLYLIICQQLDLHVSGVILPGYFILLYKDDKHEFYIDVFNGGHTFNRARLESYLKQVNVPEKPSYFMPTSNIYMILNMIATISNDYAANDKQDKVAELQELLEDIDIRFEL, translated from the coding sequence ATGAGTACGCCACAAAACCCTCTTTCCGAAAGCGAATTCAAGGCGCTGTTGTTCTTGCTCGACGACGAGGATCCCGAAGTATCTTCCCATGTTTGGGGAAAACTGATGGCCTTGGGCGAAACGGGAGTCGAGCGATTGGAAGCCGAATGGTTGACCTCCTCCGATCCTGAAATGCAGCGCCGGTTGGAGGAAGTGATCAGTCGCATTCACCATAAAGGACTTGCAAAAGAGCTCCTCGAATGGCGAAAAGACGGTGGCAGGGATTTGCTCAAAGGCTGGCACCTCGTTTCCAAGTTCCAATTTCCGGAACTTGACTTTCAGAAGTACCGAAACGAGGTCAACAGACTCGTGAACAAAAGCTGGCTCGAACTCAACAACCAGATGGATCCCTTCCAGAAATTGAAGGTGATCAACCACATTCTCTTTAAGATGGAAGGTTACGGACCCAATACGACACGTCCCAATTTTCCGCACAACAGCCACCTCAACTACCTGATCGACCATCAACAAGGAAACGCAGTATCCTTGTCGTTGCTTTACTTGATCATCTGTCAGCAACTGGATTTACACGTGTCGGGTGTGATTTTGCCCGGCTATTTCATCTTGCTCTACAAAGATGACAAGCACGAATTCTACATCGACGTTTTCAACGGCGGGCATACTTTCAACCGCGCTCGGCTGGAAAGTTACCTCAAGCAGGTGAATGTCCCGGAAAAACCGAGCTATTTCATGCCGACGTCCAATATCTATATGATCCTCAACATGATCGCGACGATTTCCAATGACTACGCAGCAAACGACAAGCAAGACAAAGTCGCAGAATTGCAAGAGTTGTTGGAGGACATTGATATCAGGTTTGAGCTGTAA
- the ribD gene encoding bifunctional diaminohydroxyphosphoribosylaminopyrimidine deaminase/5-amino-6-(5-phosphoribosylamino)uracil reductase RibD, protein MPPKSFTSDGNTKLASFNPYLLRCLELARSYGAAVEPNPRVGAIVVYEGKIIGEGAHEYFGGPHAEVNAIRSVKNTSLLPDSTLYVSLEPCNHHGKTPPCTQLILDSGIKKVVVGAVDPNPQMSGKSIDYLRSQGVNVVLAADECGFDELNRHFEVNQREKRPYIVLKWSESADGLIAGLDQNGNPEPRAISGEQVNRHFHRLRHELQAILIGKNTALIDNPSLTTRHWPGRNPLRIVLDQRLELPASLQIFQGGTTVVINAIKDEQIENCRFWKVEDSHDLPNLLRKMYSDLKIGSILVEGGRDLLQQFLDSDLWDEIYRCTSQNALQEGVSAPNLPINLTSAGSITWGNDRVNYFLR, encoded by the coding sequence ATGCCCCCTAAAAGCTTCACTTCAGACGGCAACACCAAGCTCGCTTCCTTTAATCCTTATCTTCTTCGTTGTCTCGAATTGGCAAGGTCCTACGGTGCCGCCGTCGAACCCAATCCGCGTGTAGGTGCCATCGTCGTGTATGAAGGAAAAATCATCGGCGAAGGCGCGCATGAATATTTTGGTGGACCACATGCCGAGGTGAATGCCATTCGGAGCGTCAAAAACACCTCTCTCCTACCTGATTCGACCTTGTACGTCAGTCTTGAGCCCTGCAATCATCACGGGAAAACGCCGCCTTGCACACAGTTGATTCTGGATTCCGGCATCAAAAAAGTCGTGGTCGGTGCAGTGGATCCCAATCCGCAAATGAGCGGGAAAAGCATTGATTACCTGCGAAGTCAAGGTGTTAATGTGGTTTTGGCTGCCGACGAATGCGGATTCGACGAACTCAACCGGCATTTCGAAGTCAATCAACGGGAGAAGCGCCCGTATATCGTGCTAAAATGGTCCGAAAGTGCCGACGGATTGATCGCCGGCTTGGATCAAAACGGCAATCCGGAACCGAGGGCGATTTCTGGGGAGCAAGTCAATCGCCATTTTCATCGGTTGCGCCACGAATTGCAGGCGATTTTGATCGGGAAAAATACCGCGCTGATCGACAATCCATCACTGACCACACGGCATTGGCCGGGAAGGAATCCGTTGCGGATCGTTTTGGATCAACGCCTTGAATTGCCTGCAAGTTTGCAGATTTTCCAAGGTGGAACAACCGTGGTCATCAACGCAATCAAGGACGAACAAATAGAAAATTGCAGATTTTGGAAGGTGGAGGACAGCCATGATCTTCCCAATTTGCTTCGAAAAATGTACTCCGATTTAAAGATTGGGAGCATTTTGGTAGAGGGTGGTCGCGATTTGCTTCAGCAATTTCTCGATTCCGATCTATGGGACGAAATCTATCGTTGCACGAGTCAGAATGCACTTCAGGAGGGCGTTTCTGCGCCGAATTTGCCCATCAACTTGACATCCGCAGGATCCATCACTTGGGGAAATGATCGCGTGAATTACTTTCTCCGCTGA
- a CDS encoding succinylglutamate desuccinylase/aspartoacylase family protein, with protein MSKPLVIQDFEVLPGERRDLSLTIARLPTHTEIHLPVYVFRGPIDGPVLLLTSSLHGDEVNGTETLRRMIRNGSLMPEVGTVIAMPVVNVYGFLHQSRALPDGKDLNRSFPGNQGGSLARRMAYILLNEVVVHADFGIDLHTGGARRTNFPQVRCDFEREESLQLAHAFGAPFVLNSKEIPGSFRRSATNAGKTIIVFEGGESQRFDERSINEAMDGIHRVMSHLSMVERRIPHRESLVLRRSTWIRAKISGMFVPFVQAGDGVIEGQVMAHVGDPFGETVLEVKAPIDGYIIGLNNQPVINAGDALIHIGTENVNLESFTEDDGSGDGADE; from the coding sequence ATGAGCAAACCATTGGTGATCCAAGATTTTGAAGTCTTGCCAGGGGAGCGGCGTGATTTGTCCTTGACGATTGCGCGCCTGCCGACGCATACGGAAATTCATTTGCCGGTGTACGTCTTCCGTGGGCCGATTGACGGGCCTGTGCTGTTGTTGACGAGCAGTCTCCACGGAGACGAGGTCAATGGCACCGAAACCCTGCGCCGCATGATTCGCAATGGTTCGCTGATGCCGGAAGTTGGGACCGTGATCGCCATGCCCGTTGTCAACGTCTACGGATTCTTGCATCAATCCCGCGCCTTGCCTGACGGAAAGGACCTGAACCGTTCGTTTCCAGGCAATCAAGGCGGCTCACTTGCCCGTCGGATGGCCTATATTTTGCTGAATGAAGTGGTGGTCCATGCCGACTTCGGGATCGATTTACATACTGGCGGTGCACGACGCACCAACTTCCCACAAGTGCGCTGCGACTTTGAACGCGAAGAATCGTTGCAGCTTGCCCATGCCTTCGGAGCGCCTTTTGTGCTCAATTCCAAGGAAATTCCGGGATCATTCCGGAGATCGGCCACCAATGCCGGTAAAACCATCATTGTATTTGAAGGTGGTGAATCCCAGCGCTTTGACGAACGCTCGATCAACGAGGCGATGGATGGCATTCACCGTGTCATGTCTCATCTCAGCATGGTGGAGCGCCGCATTCCGCACCGTGAATCGCTCGTTCTAAGGAGAAGCACCTGGATCAGGGCCAAGATTTCAGGGATGTTTGTACCTTTTGTGCAAGCCGGGGACGGTGTCATTGAAGGACAAGTGATGGCCCATGTCGGTGATCCATTCGGTGAAACCGTTTTGGAGGTCAAGGCACCGATCGATGGCTACATCATCGGGCTCAACAATCAGCCGGTGATCAATGCCGGTGACGCGCTGATCCACATTGGCACAGAAAACGTGAACTTGGAATCCTTTACCGAGGATGACGGTAGCGGAGACGGGGCTGATGAATAG
- the rimK gene encoding 30S ribosomal protein S6--L-glutamate ligase encodes MKIAILSRSKLIHSTRRLIEAADQRGHEVEVVDHLKCAVMMEKGVPTVQFDGRLLTDVGAIIPRIGASVTFYGCSIVRQFEMMDVFTTSSSQGIVRSRDKLRAMQILTREGVDLPKTAFARHTVDVNELIKHVGGAPLVVKLVEGTQGLGVVLCETKKAAKSVIEAFYALDAHILVQEFIEEAKGTDLRVFIVDGEVVGAMERKGPEGEFRSNLHRGGTARAVELTDLERETALKAARAMGLSVAGVDMLPSKRGPLIMEVNSSPGLEGIERATGVDIASKIIQFIERNAKNKDRRDSIGY; translated from the coding sequence ATGAAGATCGCCATCTTATCACGATCCAAATTGATTCATTCGACCCGGCGTCTCATCGAGGCTGCCGACCAACGTGGCCATGAGGTTGAGGTGGTTGACCACCTCAAATGCGCGGTCATGATGGAAAAGGGTGTCCCGACTGTTCAATTTGACGGACGCCTACTCACCGATGTCGGGGCGATCATTCCGCGTATCGGCGCCTCCGTCACCTTCTATGGTTGCTCCATCGTGCGGCAATTTGAGATGATGGACGTTTTCACGACGAGCAGTTCGCAAGGGATCGTGCGCAGCCGTGACAAGCTCCGGGCGATGCAAATTTTGACACGCGAAGGCGTGGATTTGCCCAAAACTGCATTCGCGAGGCATACGGTCGACGTCAATGAGCTGATCAAACACGTCGGTGGAGCGCCGTTGGTGGTGAAACTTGTCGAAGGCACCCAAGGGCTCGGCGTTGTGTTGTGCGAAACCAAAAAGGCCGCCAAGTCGGTCATCGAGGCTTTTTATGCCTTGGACGCGCATATTCTTGTGCAAGAATTCATCGAAGAGGCCAAGGGAACCGATTTGCGCGTATTCATTGTCGATGGCGAAGTCGTCGGCGCCATGGAGCGGAAAGGTCCGGAAGGCGAATTTCGTTCCAACCTGCACCGCGGTGGCACTGCCCGGGCCGTGGAATTGACGGATTTGGAGCGGGAAACAGCGCTGAAAGCTGCGCGTGCCATGGGATTGTCGGTTGCGGGGGTCGATATGCTGCCCTCCAAACGTGGTCCGCTGATCATGGAAGTCAATTCTTCTCCCGGTTTGGAAGGCATCGAAAGGGCCACCGGCGTGGACATTGCAAGCAAAATCATACAGTTCATCGAGCGAAATGCAAAGAACAAAGACCGCAGGGACAGCATTGGTTACTGA
- a CDS encoding ATP-dependent zinc protease produces MEKKRKALKTIGRKDLIDLPSLHLEGIDAKIDTGAYTSSLHVKNIKAVEKEGEMWVKFKLAHPHHPAFNNKAFTLPVHAHKNIKSSTGQSELRYIVRIPVVLFGKRYLTEFSLSDRSKMECPVLLGRKLLYRKFLVDVTQKNLSFKQKQKRKNKE; encoded by the coding sequence GTGGAAAAGAAGCGCAAAGCCCTCAAGACCATCGGCAGGAAGGATCTCATCGACCTTCCTTCATTGCATTTGGAGGGAATTGATGCCAAAATTGACACGGGAGCCTATACTTCTTCGCTACATGTGAAGAATATCAAGGCTGTTGAAAAGGAGGGAGAAATGTGGGTCAAATTCAAATTGGCGCATCCACATCATCCTGCATTCAATAACAAGGCCTTCACTTTGCCCGTGCATGCCCACAAAAACATCAAGAGTTCGACGGGCCAAAGCGAATTGCGCTACATTGTGCGCATTCCGGTCGTGCTCTTCGGGAAACGGTACCTGACCGAGTTTTCACTTTCTGATCGCTCGAAAATGGAATGCCCGGTTTTGCTCGGCAGGAAATTACTTTACAGAAAATTTCTGGTCGACGTGACTCAAAAAAATCTATCTTTCAAGCAGAAGCAAAAACGCAAGAATAAGGAATGA
- a CDS encoding acyl-CoA carboxylase subunit beta — MSDSRFERVFQDTDIEFNKNEDHHRELLRKLEGKLETVKLGGGTKNIESHKAKGKMTARERIDYLLDDKYEFLEVGTFVADGMYAEHGGCPSGGVVTGIGRVSGKLVMIVANDATVKAGAWFPLTGKKNLRAQEISMENHLPIIYLVDSAGVYLPMQNEIFPDKEHFGRIFRNNAVMSSMGIPQIAAIMGPCVAGGAYLPIMSDEAMIVDGTGSVFLAGSYLVKSAIGEDIDNESLGGATMHCEISGVTDYKMANDKAALDRIKSLIAKMGNKPGVGFMRTEPQLPKYDPKEIIGIVPGDRTKQYDMMQVIERIIDRGSWDEYKAGYGKTLICGYAYVDGWAVGIVANQRTIVKPKKGEMQFGGVIYSDSADKAARFIMNCNQKRIPLVFLQDVSGFMVGSKSEQGGIIKDGAKMVNAMANSVVPKFTFIIGNSYGAGNYAMCGKAFDPRLIYAWPSAEIAVMSGASAAKTLVQIEVSALKKKGQEIAPEDEAQLLKKITDKYNSEISPYYAAARLWIDGIIHPADTRDVISKGIEVASNQPRMAPYNVGVIQV, encoded by the coding sequence ATGAGTGATTCCAGATTCGAACGTGTTTTTCAAGACACTGATATTGAGTTCAATAAGAATGAAGACCACCACCGCGAACTTCTGCGAAAGCTTGAAGGAAAGTTGGAAACGGTCAAATTGGGGGGCGGAACGAAGAATATTGAGTCCCACAAGGCCAAAGGAAAGATGACCGCAAGGGAGCGGATCGACTATTTGCTCGACGACAAATACGAATTTCTGGAAGTCGGAACCTTTGTCGCCGATGGCATGTACGCCGAGCATGGCGGTTGTCCGAGCGGGGGCGTGGTCACCGGCATCGGGCGCGTGAGCGGGAAATTGGTCATGATCGTCGCCAACGATGCGACCGTGAAAGCAGGGGCATGGTTTCCCTTGACTGGCAAAAAGAACCTGCGTGCGCAAGAAATTTCGATGGAAAACCATCTGCCGATCATCTATCTGGTCGACAGCGCAGGCGTTTATCTGCCGATGCAAAACGAAATTTTCCCCGACAAAGAGCATTTTGGCCGCATTTTCCGGAACAATGCGGTCATGAGCAGCATGGGCATTCCGCAGATTGCAGCCATCATGGGCCCTTGCGTTGCGGGCGGCGCCTATTTGCCGATCATGAGCGACGAAGCGATGATTGTGGATGGCACGGGTTCGGTCTTTTTGGCAGGATCTTATCTGGTCAAAAGCGCAATCGGCGAAGACATCGACAACGAAAGCCTCGGCGGTGCGACCATGCACTGCGAGATTTCGGGCGTGACAGACTATAAAATGGCCAATGACAAGGCTGCGCTCGACCGCATCAAGTCCTTGATCGCCAAAATGGGCAACAAACCGGGCGTCGGATTCATGCGCACGGAGCCCCAACTGCCAAAATACGATCCGAAAGAAATCATCGGCATCGTCCCGGGCGACCGCACCAAACAATACGACATGATGCAAGTGATCGAGCGCATCATCGACCGCGGCTCTTGGGACGAATACAAGGCAGGCTACGGCAAGACCTTGATCTGCGGTTATGCCTACGTCGATGGGTGGGCGGTCGGCATCGTGGCCAATCAGCGCACGATTGTCAAGCCCAAGAAAGGCGAAATGCAATTTGGCGGCGTGATCTACAGCGACAGCGCGGACAAAGCTGCCCGTTTCATTATGAATTGCAATCAAAAACGCATTCCCTTGGTGTTTTTGCAGGACGTCAGCGGATTTATGGTCGGCTCCAAATCCGAGCAAGGCGGCATCATCAAGGACGGCGCCAAAATGGTGAATGCGATGGCCAATTCGGTTGTGCCCAAGTTTACTTTCATTATCGGAAACAGCTATGGTGCAGGGAATTACGCGATGTGCGGAAAGGCATTCGACCCACGATTGATCTATGCTTGGCCGAGTGCCGAGATTGCGGTGATGAGCGGCGCCTCTGCCGCGAAAACCTTGGTGCAAATCGAGGTTTCGGCCCTGAAGAAGAAAGGACAGGAGATCGCACCCGAAGACGAGGCGCAATTGCTCAAGAAGATCACGGACAAGTACAACAGCGAAATTTCGCCGTACTATGCCGCAGCAAGGCTCTGGATCGATGGCATCATCCATCCTGCAGACACGCGTGACGTGATCAGCAAGGGCATCGAGGTCGCGAGCAATCAGCCAAGAATGGCTCCTTACAATGTGGGTGTGATCCAGGTCTAA